The DNA region ATCTTGGTGTTCATTTTTGCAcccagacacaaagacacaaagatgTAAAGGTGAATTTGTTTAGAAGATTATAAACTGGCTGTCCCATACTgtcctctctcccatcctctaAGCCACATAATTCTTCCCACATTGTTAATAGCCAGTATCTCCTCTTCACTCTTGTCTCGTAGGCAGTGCACCAGGGCTTCTGACTCCACAGGCTCACATCCAGATAGGTTGGCTACCATCTGTAAAGGGACCAGGCAGGAGCTGTCTCATCCTTCAAGGCATACAGAAGAGTCTTCCCAATTCCATCTAGATGCCATAGAGGATGTGTGCTATGTGTGGACTGGAGTAAGTGTGAAATTGTTACTACATATCTGTTACTCAGAGGTGATAGTCAGAGAGACTGTTCTACCtacatggtatttttttcttgcccttttcatctgtatgaatgtgtgtgctccCTACGTGCATGGGTACGCTTGACTAccacaaattgtgtgtgtgaatcctctccttccacctggcttgagacaatgtctcttgGTTTGAAATAAACTACACCAAGGTACTTGACCTGGGGACACTCCAGGAATTCTCCTGACCCTGCTCTCTATCAAGCCATAGGAGCACTGGGACTATAGACCCATATTACTATATCAACCCTTTTATGAGTTCTGAGtatttaaactcaggtcatccatttgcacagcaagcagttttacccatgagccatctcttcagcccacgtgtatgttttttttttttttttttttactcataaTGGAAGCCATTGAGTACATCCTTGTTGGCCACATAGCATAGACAGTATAAATAAAGCAGACAGGAGTGGATTCCAACCTTTAAGCCTCTCAGAAAATAATGGGGAAAACCTATTTCCTGAGGCTCTTGCTTTTTTCCAATGAAAAGAATGCTAGAGTTCTGGTGTGTGAGAGCTGTGTTGCTCAGGGCTGGGATGGTACAGGATACTCACGGTGTAGACCATCTCAGTGGTGTTGGAGATAAGGCCAGGCAGCAGGGCTACACCACTCTCCATGATGGCTCCGTGGAAGAGCCCTTGAGACATGGGGGACACAACATGTGAAGACACACTTGTGCCACCTGCTGACTCGCCAAAAATAGTGACACGGTCAGGGTTGCCTCCAAAGTGGGCAATATTCTGCTGGACCCAGCGTAGGGCAGCCACTTGGTCCAGGTATCCCCAGTTGCCTCTGGCATGCTGGTCTCCAGTGCTGAGAAGTGGTAGGAACAGGGATCACTGAGCTGTCCTATTTATGTTTAATGTAAATCCCCCATTGCCTCATCCAGCCCCAGGCTCACCTGAAGAAACCCAGGATACCCAGGCGGTACTGGATAGTGACTACCACCACATCTTCAATGGCTGCCAGCATGGACCCATCATATGTAGAAGCCATGCCCCAACATAGCCCACCACCGTGAATCCATACCATCACCTGGAGAAATCAGGATAATGCTCAAAGACTCCTCCATATCCCAAGCTCCACTAGACTACGTATTAGACAATCAAATGCTTTGTCTCTGCGcaggtacacatacagacagaatTCTGGACCTGGGCCACAGATGGACTTCTCTAGTCCAATCAGAATTTTTCCAGCCCTCTCTCCTCACTGGGGAATCTTATTAGGAATTTGTAGCTCAAGATACAAAGTAGTACCACCATTATTCTCAGAACCTTcaaaagtggaagaaaaagaggTGTCTTCATGAATGTCACTTCCTGGCTATTATCCAAAAGGCTCATCAAATCTCATTGGTGCAACAGATATTCCAACGCTAGAAATTTGAGCGCCCTTGTTCTGCCCTTGAGTGCCTGAATGTGTCCTCAGGCTCAAGTTGATAGAATGAGTCCCTAGTCGATCAAAGAGCCAGGCCTCTGATATCTCAGAACTCAAATTCTCTGTGTCCCACACCCATGGTTCAGTTGCTTACTGTGTCTGAAAAGCCCTTCTTGGACTTACAGGCAAATGCTCTCATCTGAGCCCACTCTGGTAAggttcagtttatttattttattttttacaatctGCCTGAGAAAGAAATCCTCTCCCCTCCACCCAGTTGGCCATGGCTTGAACTCACAGGCAAATCAGAGCCCTCCTGGGCATGGGCTGGTGTATAGATGCTGAGGTATAGGCAGTCCTCAGTCATAGAAACAGGAGACCTGTTCATCTTAATTTTCAGATTTTCTGAATTCAGTCCATCAATATCCTGTAGACACCTGGTGGCAGTGACAGACCTTTATTCTAAGAGATAAGCACTGGGTAAAAACCTTAATCTGGATTTGTGTGCAGCTGCTTCTGTTGTTGCTCCCCATGAGGCTAAGGCAGGATCCTCCTCCAAAGTCCCTTTCTAAGAGGGTAAGGGCCACAGGGTTTGTGGAAACTGGGAGAGAGTCTGACTTCCAGAGAGGCTTCTGGTTTGGTAGGGCCTTGGATGCTAGCTTTTCTGAGTCAGGGATAGAGGCGATTGTAGGGATCTCTATGAAAATGGTTGACTGCCTGAGTTGACATTCGCCACTTCCTCTATGCTCTTTAAGCCCTGGTGTGATGGCTGGTTTTGTTCATTGACTTGACACCTTGCAGAATTACCTGGAGAAAAAGTCTCAGAGAGGGCTTCTCTAGATCAGGTTGACCTGTAGGCCTTGACTCTGATGGATTTTCGTGACTAGCTTAATGAAGGTGGGAAGACATAATGAAGGTGGGAAGACAGGCTCATCGTGGGAAGGACCATTCTACTAGAGAGTGAGCTTCTGCACCGAGGGTGAAGAAAGTGAGTGGAGAGAGAGCCGACGTGTGCACTCTTTACTCTATTTCTGATTACAGAGATGGCATGACCAGCTCCCCTCAGGTTTTGGGTTGGTAAATACCCATTACTTCTGCTCTCCTTGGGGACTTGAAGTATATTCTACTGGACACAGTAACTCCTGTTAGAAACACACCAACCTTGGCAGTGAAAAGTTGGCATCTGAGAGGTCTTGTCTTTGCTTTTCTAAGCAGTACTGGAGCTAACTCCCTGTGGGTGACAGACTTTGACCAGGACCACATGGCTCTTCTCTAAACCTTAGCACAAATTCATTAAAGACTCCCGAACACATAGAACAAATTGTTTATGGAGCTGAGATGGAAGAAACACTACAGTGTGATCCAGAACTCAGGCCTAAAGTTCTTTGGAGCCCAGAACTTACATGGCAGGGTGGGATGTCCCATCTCTCACACCACTCCATGGTTCAGGGGCCTCAGGAGGAGCAAAGCGCAGTGATCCTACAGGTGGTTTGGCAAAGGGAATTCCCAGGAAGGTGTGGACACCAACTTCTGTATCTTTCACATGGACAAGGCTGCCTCTCacctggcctgtgtgtgtgtttctgatggGGCTGGCTGAGTCCTGGCCTGTGGATAGAGAGATGCTATCAGCATTGGTTCTTCCCAGGCAGCTGCTACTACACTGTTACCAGGGTATGTGGGGAAGCACTCTTAAGGTCTCTCAGTTCTGATGTCGGATGTAGGGGTGCTGTTTTCCCTAACTTCTACAGCAGGGTACCTCTCCCAGGGTTCTTTTGAAGAGTGCCAGGACACTTCTTAGAGTGTTCAGCAAAGAGGTAACACACTGAGAGAGAACACAGCAGCACAAACGCATCACCATTGTCATTATCATCCAAGGGCAGTTGATAAAGCCAGCCACAGTTATGGGAGCACATAGGAGGGAACTGGAGGGAACCATCCTATGCTCTTCCTCCTGACCTGCATCCCAggcaggattcttttttttttttttttttttttagatgttttctttatttacatgtcatacaatatctccttttccaggttcccctccgaaaaaataaaatgaaataagataaaataagaaaacaaaaccaaaaacaaacccttgttccccacctccccctgctcaccatcccaccctctcctgcttcctggccctgacattcccctaaactgggacATAGatccttcacaagaccaagggcctctcctctcattaatgaccggcttggccatcctctgctatacatatgctgctggagccatgagtcccaccatgtgtactctttggttggtggtttagaccctgggagctctgagggtattagttagttcctattgttgttcatccAGGCAGGATTCTTTAGAGCCTCTTTTGTGGGGCATTGAGAGGCACGTGTTTTACACACTTTCTTATTTCATCTCCACCCTGTCATCTCCTCCCGACTTGGTGTGTCTTC from Mastomys coucha isolate ucsf_1 unplaced genomic scaffold, UCSF_Mcou_1 pScaffold22, whole genome shotgun sequence includes:
- the LOC116068024 gene encoding pyrethroid hydrolase Ces2e-like isoform X2 produces the protein MLLDRLPHLLNAVACGLLLLVCHVQGQDSASPIRNTHTGQVRGSLVHVKDTEVGVHTFLGIPFAKPPVGSLRFAPPEAPEPWSGVRDGTSHPAMCLQDIDGLNSENLKIKMNRSPVSMTEDCLYLSIYTPAHAQEGSDLPVMVWIHGGGLCWGMASTYDGSMLAAIEDVVVVTIQYRLGILGFFSTGDQHARGNWGYLDQVAALRWVQQNIAHFGGNPDRVTIFGESAGGTSVSSHVVSPMSQGLFHGAIMESGVALLPGLISNTTEMVYTMVANLSGCEPVESEALVHCLRDKSEEEILAINNVFRSTPGVVDGEFLPRHPLELLASVDFHPVPSIIGINSDEYGWIIPMLNPNSTMKEINRETMRTVLKSTAVQMMLPPECSDLLMEEYMGDIEDSKTLQIQFNEMMGDFTFVIPALQVAHFQRSHAPVYFYEFQHLSSFLKDMRPPHVKADHGDELPYVIGSSFWDMEFDLTEEEKLLSRKIMKYWANFARHGNPNSEGLPYWPALDHDEQYLQLDTQPAVGRALKARRLQFWTKTLPQKIQELKGSQEKHAEL